A genome region from Paramisgurnus dabryanus chromosome 12, PD_genome_1.1, whole genome shotgun sequence includes the following:
- the LOC135738678 gene encoding uncharacterized protein: MPSLHHGAIFIGVFLIVTGGSTAFLTNNQSRLQAFSMCCVVLGAVMLILGLFWAMNGKRNPVPYNEEYSHDYSQVLFTPPPGNRFPESQSVFLHGPLQRRGVYGEDLDYPPMEPTCFSPTSRGRPPHWDMEPPPPYEVAIKTTTSSTHLRRSLSDSHLLTEPLFGRSREISFEV; encoded by the exons ATGCCTTCCTTACACCATGGCGCTATTTTTATCGGCGTGTTTCTTATAGTTACCGGTGGCTCCACCGCTTTTCTAACTAACAATCAAAGTAGGCTGCAGGCGTTCAGTATGTGCTGCGTGGTGCTCGGGGCGGTGATGCTGATATTGGGACTCTTCTGGGCTATGAATGGAAAGAGAAACCCAGTACCTTACAATGAAGAGTACAGCCACGACTACAGCCAAGTCCTGTTTACTCCACCACCTGGAAACCGCTTCCCTGAATCTCAGTCTGTTTTTCTGCACGG GCCTTTGCAGAGGCGAGGAGTGTACGGTGAGGATTTGGACTATCCCCCAATGGAGCCAACGTGCTTCAGCCCGACCAGTCGGGGTCGCCCACCACATTGGGACATGGAACCACCTCCACCTTATGAGGTTGCCATCAAAACCACCACAAGCTCCACGCATCTGAGGCGCAGCCTCTCGGACTCACACCTGCTGACTGAACCGCTCTTCGGACGCTCACGGGAGATCAGTTTTGAGGTTTAA